One genomic window of Pseudoxanthomonas sp. includes the following:
- a CDS encoding MerC domain-containing protein: protein MKVSSSAHAMCDASAIGLSALCLAHCLLLPVLAALLPVFGSWAQAEWVHLLFACIALPLAGAALWRAHRLRPLPLPLVAMAALGLAGLMAGAFEFPSHAWETPITVSGSLLLAAAHLWNWRRRPHCALD, encoded by the coding sequence GTGCGATGCCTCGGCCATCGGCCTGTCCGCGCTGTGCCTGGCGCATTGCCTGTTATTGCCCGTGCTGGCGGCGCTGCTGCCGGTGTTCGGCAGCTGGGCGCAGGCCGAATGGGTGCACCTGCTGTTTGCCTGCATCGCCTTGCCGCTGGCCGGCGCTGCACTGTGGCGCGCACACCGGCTGCGCCCGTTGCCGCTGCCGTTGGTTGCGATGGCGGCGCTGGGCCTGGCCGGGCTGATGGCCGGTGCGTTCGAGTTTCCCTCGCATGCCTGGGAAACCCCAATCACCGTCAGCGGTAGCCTGCTGCTGGCCGCGGCGCACCTGTGGAACTGGCGCCGTCGCCCGCATTGCGCGCTGGACTGA
- a CDS encoding ExeM/NucH family extracellular endonuclease, giving the protein MSPNRPLLLSLSLAALCACASAPARAEAPLKIGQVQGHGAGSALVGKSVTVEGTVTADFRDGLGGFFLQDEGDGNDGTSDAVFVTAAPGTPLPDVHAGQRWQITGVVNETGRAPDTVTTLQLSQARMLGPALVTPRPKVLTAPPTDWAALEGMRVRIDVPLTLDGTDTRFGQTIASFGGRLWAPSERAVAGSPAMAAVIADNARRRIVLDDGSDARDPKTLPYLPNGPVRTGSTATGVTGIVDFRHDAWRLQVTQPLKVEAAARPAPPQVPGNLKIAVFNLENLFNGDGNGGGFPTLRGAKTLDEWKAQVAKLVATLTPLDADIAALMELENDGYGPQSSLAQFVDALNATGSDWRYIDAGSGPGDNPIRVGLIYRASKVTPVGKPAVLEGGPFVEHSRVPLAQAFRRGTGPVFVVAANHFKSKGCGQAAGSDADQHDGAGCWNATRTESARRVDAWLKSDPTGQQATRTLIVGDLNAYAQETPLVTLRGAGWADAFAVAKVESPYSYVYDGQTGRLDHALLSPALTPHLKGAAEWHANADEPFGDGYEGADVTGPWRSSDHDPMLLGFDL; this is encoded by the coding sequence ATGTCCCCGAACCGCCCGTTGCTGCTGTCGCTGTCCCTTGCCGCACTGTGTGCCTGCGCCAGTGCGCCGGCCCGGGCCGAGGCGCCGTTGAAGATCGGTCAGGTGCAGGGGCATGGCGCGGGCAGCGCGCTGGTCGGCAAGTCGGTGACGGTGGAAGGCACGGTGACGGCGGACTTCCGCGACGGGCTGGGTGGTTTCTTCCTGCAGGACGAAGGCGATGGCAATGACGGCACCTCCGATGCCGTGTTCGTCACTGCCGCGCCAGGCACGCCACTGCCGGACGTGCACGCTGGCCAGCGCTGGCAGATCACCGGTGTGGTCAACGAAACAGGCAGGGCACCCGACACCGTCACCACCCTGCAGCTGAGCCAGGCCCGCATGCTGGGCCCAGCGCTGGTGACGCCGCGCCCCAAGGTACTCACCGCACCACCGACGGATTGGGCCGCGCTGGAAGGCATGCGCGTGCGCATCGACGTGCCGCTGACCCTGGACGGCACCGACACCCGCTTCGGCCAGACCATCGCCAGCTTCGGTGGCCGCCTGTGGGCACCGTCCGAACGCGCGGTGGCCGGCAGCCCGGCGATGGCCGCGGTCATCGCCGACAACGCGCGCCGCCGGATCGTGCTGGACGACGGCAGCGACGCGCGTGATCCCAAGACCCTGCCCTATCTGCCGAATGGCCCGGTGCGTACCGGCTCCACTGCCACCGGCGTGACCGGGATCGTCGACTTCCGCCACGACGCCTGGCGCCTGCAGGTGACCCAGCCGCTCAAAGTCGAGGCGGCGGCGCGCCCGGCCCCGCCGCAGGTGCCGGGAAACCTGAAAATCGCCGTGTTCAACCTGGAAAACCTGTTCAACGGCGACGGCAACGGCGGCGGCTTCCCGACCCTGCGCGGCGCCAAGACGCTGGACGAATGGAAAGCCCAGGTCGCCAAACTGGTCGCCACCCTGACCCCGCTCGACGCCGACATCGCCGCGCTGATGGAGCTGGAGAACGACGGCTACGGGCCGCAGTCCTCGCTGGCCCAGTTCGTCGATGCGCTCAACGCCACCGGCAGCGACTGGCGGTACATCGACGCCGGCAGCGGCCCGGGCGACAACCCGATCCGGGTCGGCCTGATCTATCGCGCCTCGAAGGTCACGCCGGTCGGCAAGCCGGCGGTGCTGGAGGGCGGCCCGTTCGTCGAACACAGCCGCGTGCCGCTGGCGCAGGCCTTCCGTCGCGGGACCGGCCCGGTGTTCGTGGTCGCGGCCAACCACTTCAAGTCCAAGGGCTGCGGCCAGGCCGCTGGCTCCGATGCCGACCAGCACGACGGCGCCGGCTGCTGGAATGCGACCCGCACCGAATCGGCCCGCCGCGTCGACGCCTGGCTCAAATCCGATCCAACCGGGCAGCAGGCGACCCGCACCCTGATCGTCGGCGACCTCAACGCCTATGCGCAGGAAACCCCGTTGGTGACCCTGCGCGGCGCGGGCTGGGCCGATGCCTTCGCCGTGGCCAAGGTCGAGTCGCCCTACAGCTACGTCTACGACGGCCAGACCGGCCGCCTGGACCACGCGCTGCTGTCACCGGCACTCACTCCGCATCTGAAGGGCGCGGCCGAATGGCACGCCAACGCCGATGAGCCCTTCGGCGATGGCTACGAAGGCGCCGACGTCACCGGCCCGTGGCGCAGCTCCGACCACGACCCGATGCTGCTGGGCTTCGACCTGTAA
- a CDS encoding c-type cytochrome, which yields MRNYDLEFLKRFSMVIGFLGLVTVGLIIGAYFLSKTIPPEVSPVAAKQLEARITPVGAVYAGSTGAAAQAAAAAAAAAAQAAQGAYGGTLDGKTVFDQLCTACHTAGIGNAPKLDAAGFGARLSKGKDTLYKHAIEGFTGPDGGVMPPKGGNAGLSEAQIHATVDWMLEQSK from the coding sequence GTGCGCAATTACGACCTGGAATTCCTCAAGCGCTTCTCGATGGTGATCGGCTTTCTTGGCCTGGTCACCGTGGGGCTGATCATCGGCGCGTACTTCCTGTCCAAGACCATTCCGCCGGAAGTCTCGCCGGTGGCGGCCAAGCAACTGGAAGCGCGGATCACACCGGTCGGCGCGGTCTACGCCGGCAGCACCGGTGCCGCCGCCCAGGCAGCAGCCGCTGCGGCCGCTGCCGCGGCCCAGGCCGCGCAAGGCGCCTACGGCGGCACCCTGGATGGCAAGACGGTCTTCGACCAGCTCTGCACCGCCTGCCATACCGCCGGCATCGGCAACGCGCCCAAGCTGGACGCCGCCGGGTTCGGCGCGCGCCTGTCCAAGGGCAAGGACACGCTGTACAAGCACGCCATCGAAGGCTTCACCGGCCCCGATGGCGGCGTGATGCCGCCCAAGGGCGGCAACGCGGGCCTGAGCGAAGCGCAGATCCACGCCACGGTCGACTGGATGCTCGAACAATCGAAGTAA
- the pgl gene encoding 6-phosphogluconolactonase — translation MSLALPQNLAQVHACADHDALAEALAASVAADLRAALAERGRASLALSGGTTPLRFFQALSVQPLAWEQIHVTLVDERWVDEANPRSNAALVRQHLLSGAAAAASFLPLYRDDAGGPEQSLAALETALADLPLPLDVAVLGMGTDGHTASFFPGGDWLDRALDPAGRARVVPMHAPAAGEPRITLTLPVLAAARHLYLHIEGEQKAQVLREALAAPAGPPIAAVLHATKAPVQTYWCP, via the coding sequence GTGAGCCTGGCCCTTCCGCAAAACCTGGCCCAGGTCCACGCCTGCGCCGACCACGACGCGCTGGCCGAAGCCTTGGCCGCCTCGGTCGCCGCTGACCTGCGCGCTGCGCTGGCCGAACGCGGCCGCGCGTCGCTGGCGCTGTCGGGCGGGACCACGCCGTTGCGCTTCTTCCAGGCCCTGTCGGTACAGCCACTGGCGTGGGAGCAGATCCACGTGACCCTGGTCGACGAACGCTGGGTCGACGAGGCCAACCCGCGCTCCAATGCCGCACTGGTCCGCCAGCACCTGCTGTCCGGCGCCGCCGCGGCGGCCAGCTTCCTGCCGCTGTACCGCGATGACGCTGGCGGCCCGGAACAATCCCTGGCCGCGCTGGAAACGGCACTGGCCGACCTGCCGCTGCCACTGGACGTGGCCGTGCTGGGCATGGGCACCGATGGGCATACGGCCTCGTTCTTCCCCGGCGGTGACTGGCTGGACCGCGCCCTGGACCCGGCCGGCCGCGCCAGGGTCGTGCCCATGCATGCCCCGGCCGCGGGCGAGCCGCGCATCACCCTGACCCTGCCGGTGCTGGCCGCTGCCCGCCATCTGTACCTGCATATCGAAGGGGAACAGAAGGCCCAGGTGCTGCGCGAGGCCCTGGCCGCGCCGGCCGGCCCGCCCATTGCCGCGGTCCTGCATGCGACTAAAGCCCCAGTCCAGACCTACTGGTGTCCTTGA
- the zwf gene encoding glucose-6-phosphate dehydrogenase → MTAKTVPVDSFDLVIFGGTGDLALRKLLPGLLRRYADGQIPQDSRIVGVARDPQNGAEYRAKVGEALDKIAESDPLLRARIPAFLQLLDYRPLDATKDEGWDEFGELLKQTGEGRIRVFYLSTSPSLFVDLCSRLRDAGLNNGNARVVVEKPIGKDSASAAAINDAVGAVFSEAQTFRIDHYLGKETVQNLLALRFANILFEPLWNANRIDHVQITVAETVGLEKRAGYYDTSGALRDMVQNHLLQLLCMVAMEPPATLQANALRDEKLKVLRSLKPITADDVSHVTVRGQYRAGASGGAAVPGYLDELGRNDSRTETFVAIKAEVANWRWAGVPFYLRTGKRLPERVSEIVVAFRPVPHSLFDSSAGPTQPNRLVLRLQPDEGVKLWLMIKDPGPGGLRMKYVPLDMSFAEAFGVHQPEAYERLLMDVVRGNQSLFMRRDEVEAAWAWIDPILEAWEQLPEAPKSYTAGSWGPNAAVALIERDGRTWHEDTGT, encoded by the coding sequence GTGACTGCCAAGACCGTACCCGTGGACAGCTTCGACCTGGTGATCTTCGGTGGCACCGGCGACCTGGCCCTGCGCAAGCTCCTGCCCGGCCTGCTGCGCCGCTATGCCGATGGCCAGATCCCGCAGGACAGCCGCATCGTCGGCGTGGCGCGCGACCCGCAGAACGGCGCCGAGTACCGGGCCAAGGTCGGCGAGGCGCTGGACAAGATCGCCGAAAGCGATCCACTGCTGCGCGCGCGTATCCCTGCCTTCCTGCAACTGCTCGACTACCGCCCGCTGGATGCCACCAAGGACGAAGGCTGGGATGAATTCGGCGAACTGCTCAAGCAGACCGGTGAGGGCCGCATCCGCGTGTTCTACCTGTCCACCAGCCCGAGCCTGTTCGTGGACCTGTGTTCGCGCCTGCGCGATGCCGGCCTGAACAACGGCAACGCCCGCGTCGTGGTGGAAAAGCCGATCGGCAAGGATTCGGCCAGCGCCGCGGCGATCAACGACGCGGTCGGCGCGGTCTTCAGCGAAGCCCAGACCTTCCGCATCGACCACTACCTGGGCAAGGAGACGGTGCAGAACCTGCTGGCGCTGCGCTTTGCCAACATCCTGTTCGAACCACTGTGGAACGCCAACCGGATCGACCACGTGCAGATCACCGTGGCCGAGACCGTGGGCCTGGAAAAGCGCGCTGGCTACTACGACACCTCCGGCGCGCTGCGCGACATGGTCCAGAACCACCTGCTGCAGCTGCTGTGCATGGTGGCGATGGAACCGCCGGCCACGCTGCAGGCCAACGCCCTGCGCGATGAAAAGCTGAAAGTCCTGCGTTCGCTCAAGCCGATCACCGCCGACGACGTCAGCCATGTCACCGTGCGCGGCCAGTACCGCGCCGGTGCCTCGGGCGGCGCGGCCGTGCCGGGCTACCTGGACGAACTGGGCCGCAACGATTCGCGCACCGAAACCTTCGTGGCGATCAAGGCCGAAGTGGCCAACTGGCGTTGGGCCGGGGTGCCGTTCTACCTGCGCACCGGCAAGCGCCTGCCCGAGCGCGTATCGGAAATCGTGGTGGCCTTCCGCCCGGTGCCGCACTCGCTGTTCGACTCCAGCGCCGGTCCGACCCAGCCCAACCGCCTGGTCCTGCGCCTGCAGCCCGACGAGGGCGTCAAGCTGTGGCTGATGATCAAGGACCCGGGCCCGGGCGGCCTGCGCATGAAGTACGTGCCGCTGGACATGAGCTTCGCCGAGGCCTTCGGCGTGCACCAGCCCGAAGCCTACGAGCGCCTGCTGATGGACGTGGTCCGCGGCAACCAGTCGCTGTTCATGCGGCGCGATGAGGTCGAAGCGGCCTGGGCCTGGATCGATCCGATCCTGGAAGCCTGGGAGCAACTGCCCGAAGCACCCAAGTCCTACACCGCCGGCTCCTGGGGCCCGAACGCCGCCGTGGCCCTGATCGAACGTGATGGCCGCACCTGGCACGAGGACACCGGCACGTGA
- a CDS encoding GntR family transcriptional regulator yields MLPAIATEYLRLQSAETSRTLAYLRLRRAIQHLIDTGVLGPGHGLPSERDLASGLELSRVTVRKALSGLIDQGLLSQRQGAGTFVSERIVRSFSRLTSFTDDLRERGLNPQVTFLERGIGEVTPEEAMALNLSPGSGVVRLYRLRHVDGAPIAAERTLVPHALLPEPQRIGASLYEALDTYGHRPRRALQRLRAVALDAEPAQLLHLESGAPGLLVERRAFLADGRVVEFTRSFYRGDAYDFVAELQSD; encoded by the coding sequence ATGCTTCCCGCCATCGCTACCGAATACCTGCGCCTGCAGTCGGCCGAAACCAGCCGCACCCTGGCTTATCTGCGCCTGCGGCGCGCCATCCAGCACCTGATCGACACCGGCGTGCTCGGCCCGGGCCACGGCCTGCCCAGTGAGCGTGACCTGGCGTCTGGACTGGAGCTGTCGCGGGTGACCGTGCGCAAGGCGCTGTCCGGCCTGATCGACCAGGGGCTGCTGAGCCAGCGCCAGGGAGCCGGGACATTCGTGTCCGAACGGATCGTGCGCAGCTTCTCGCGCCTGACCAGCTTCACCGACGACCTGCGCGAACGCGGCCTCAACCCGCAGGTGACGTTCCTGGAGCGCGGCATCGGCGAGGTCACGCCCGAAGAGGCGATGGCACTGAACCTGTCGCCTGGCAGTGGCGTGGTCCGCCTCTATCGCCTGCGCCACGTCGATGGTGCGCCGATTGCGGCCGAACGCACCCTGGTGCCGCACGCGCTGCTGCCCGAGCCGCAGCGGATCGGGGCGTCGCTGTACGAGGCGCTGGACACCTACGGCCATCGCCCGCGCCGCGCGCTGCAACGCCTGCGCGCGGTGGCGCTGGACGCAGAGCCGGCGCAGTTGTTGCACCTGGAATCCGGTGCGCCCGGATTGCTGGTCGAGCGTCGCGCGTTCCTGGCCGATGGCCGGGTGGTGGAGTTCACCCGTTCGTTCTATCGCGGCGACGCCTACGATTTCGTGGCTGAACTGCAGAGCGACTGA
- a CDS encoding DUF3182 family protein: MAAIVDLQPLHAFAAPMPMLHAPPVTPLFTDSARAPHERASVACFGRRLASLMGRGFREQALLGLPGYFIPMETLTCEDAAMLGITCARDLFGGVVPLAFVASKLVTHGLVEAGRGAPEGWQATLGEALGDAVLPGYSVFTRHDLRTAVRQLLPLGKVRCKLAHARGGNGQKVLASTVGLEAWLADVADAEIADGVVAETNLESALTFSIGCVEVGGDAIAYFGTQRTVETPRGDTVYGGSVLRVARGGLDQLRHVPLPLEAAAAIAKVQHYEAQIASAYPGFFASRRNYDVVHGCDAQGVERCGVLEQSWRFGGASPAEILALEVLAAEPSVPWLDAMTYETWDDEPVPGDAVVYFQGEVASLGRLTKYARVVGDGRDP; this comes from the coding sequence ATGGCCGCCATCGTCGATCTCCAGCCGTTACACGCGTTCGCAGCGCCGATGCCGATGCTGCATGCGCCGCCGGTCACGCCGCTGTTCACCGACTCGGCGCGTGCGCCGCACGAACGGGCCAGCGTGGCCTGCTTCGGCCGGCGCCTGGCATCGCTGATGGGCCGGGGATTCCGCGAACAAGCCTTGCTTGGGCTGCCTGGCTATTTCATTCCCATGGAAACGCTGACCTGCGAGGACGCGGCAATGCTTGGCATCACCTGCGCACGGGACCTGTTTGGCGGCGTGGTGCCGCTGGCCTTCGTGGCCAGCAAGTTGGTGACCCACGGTTTGGTCGAGGCGGGTCGTGGCGCGCCCGAGGGTTGGCAAGCCACGCTGGGCGAAGCCCTGGGTGATGCGGTGCTGCCCGGCTATTCGGTGTTCACCCGCCACGATCTGCGCACGGCCGTGAGGCAGCTGCTGCCGCTGGGCAAGGTGCGCTGCAAGCTGGCCCATGCGCGCGGCGGCAACGGGCAGAAGGTGCTGGCATCGACCGTCGGGCTGGAGGCGTGGCTGGCCGATGTCGCGGATGCGGAGATCGCCGATGGCGTGGTCGCGGAAACCAACCTGGAGTCCGCACTGACCTTCAGCATCGGCTGCGTGGAGGTGGGCGGAGATGCCATCGCCTATTTCGGCACCCAGCGCACCGTGGAAACGCCGAGGGGCGATACCGTCTATGGCGGTTCGGTCCTGCGCGTGGCGCGGGGCGGCCTGGATCAGCTGCGGCACGTGCCGCTGCCGCTGGAAGCGGCTGCCGCCATCGCCAAGGTCCAGCATTACGAAGCGCAGATTGCGTCGGCTTATCCCGGATTCTTCGCCTCGCGCCGCAATTACGACGTGGTGCACGGGTGCGATGCGCAGGGCGTGGAGCGCTGCGGCGTGCTGGAGCAGTCATGGCGGTTTGGCGGGGCCAGCCCGGCCGAGATCCTGGCGCTGGAAGTGCTGGCCGCCGAACCGTCGGTGCCGTGGCTGGATGCAATGACCTACGAGACCTGGGACGACGAGCCGGTGCCCGGCGATGCGGTGGTGTACTTCCAGGGCGAAGTGGCTTCACTCGGCCGCCTGACCAAATACGCTAGGGTCGTCGGCGATGGACGTGACCCTTGA
- a CDS encoding alpha/beta fold hydrolase, with the protein MDVTLEHIGFPVDADQLSGTLLAPARALPGVLFVHGWGGSQDHDLARAREAAGLGVVCLTFDLRGHEGDAQMLERVTRQQNLDDLLAAYDWFVQQPNVDENAITVVGISYGAYLAAILSSLRPVRWLALRTPALYKDEDWALPKRQLHQDPDLVPFRHRQVAWQDNRALRACADFQGDALIVEAELDQIIPHQVIDNYMSAFTRARSRTSRVIAGADHAFSEKPVQRIYTAVLVKWLTEMVVGAREHAAREKINERKRVRDGQSSAPSSHAAAAGDAMTR; encoded by the coding sequence ATGGACGTGACCCTTGAACACATCGGTTTTCCCGTCGATGCGGACCAACTTTCCGGCACCTTGCTGGCACCGGCGCGTGCGCTGCCCGGGGTGCTGTTCGTGCATGGCTGGGGTGGCAGCCAGGACCATGACCTGGCGCGTGCGCGCGAGGCCGCCGGCCTGGGCGTGGTCTGCCTGACTTTCGACCTGCGTGGCCACGAAGGTGACGCGCAGATGCTGGAGCGGGTGACGCGCCAGCAGAACCTGGATGACCTGCTGGCGGCCTATGACTGGTTCGTGCAGCAGCCCAACGTGGACGAGAACGCGATCACCGTGGTCGGCATCAGTTACGGCGCCTATCTGGCCGCGATCCTGTCCTCGTTGCGGCCGGTACGCTGGCTCGCCCTGCGCACGCCGGCGCTGTACAAGGATGAAGACTGGGCCTTGCCCAAGCGTCAGCTGCACCAGGACCCGGACCTGGTCCCGTTCCGTCATCGCCAGGTGGCCTGGCAGGACAACCGCGCGCTGCGCGCCTGCGCCGATTTCCAGGGCGACGCGCTGATCGTCGAAGCCGAACTGGACCAGATCATCCCGCACCAGGTGATCGACAACTACATGTCTGCCTTCACCCGTGCCCGCTCACGCACCTCGCGCGTGATCGCCGGTGCCGATCATGCGTTCTCGGAGAAGCCGGTGCAGCGCATCTATACGGCGGTGCTGGTGAAGTGGCTGACCGAGATGGTGGTCGGTGCGCGCGAACACGCGGCCCGCGAGAAGATCAACGAACGCAAACGCGTGCGCGATGGGCAGTCGTCGGCGCCATCCAGCCATGCGGCGGCCGCAGGCGATGCGATGACGCGTTGA